A window of Pseudodesulfovibrio hydrargyri contains these coding sequences:
- a CDS encoding rhomboid family intramembrane serine protease, protein MIPIRDNVPRETRPYAVLAIIIVNALVFLFVFSLSPQARAQMFYLFGVVPARFFEPDWAAWAGYPDTLGWPFLTYMFLHGGWLHVILNMWMLWIFGDNIEDVTGHGWFVLFYVLCGLAAVAVHMAFERSSPLPVIGASGAIAGIMGAYIVLYPHGKVLTLIPVFFFPFIFRIPASLFLGFWFLTQILSGVYSTAHGAQNVAWWAHVGGFVAGIVLIRWFRRPGRCRYCYNPDTRDYDPEDSDPPVV, encoded by the coding sequence GTGATCCCCATCCGCGACAACGTGCCCCGCGAGACGCGGCCCTATGCCGTGCTGGCGATCATCATCGTTAACGCCCTGGTCTTCCTGTTCGTGTTCAGCCTTTCGCCCCAGGCCCGGGCCCAGATGTTCTATCTCTTCGGGGTGGTCCCGGCGCGCTTTTTCGAGCCGGACTGGGCGGCCTGGGCCGGTTATCCCGACACCCTGGGGTGGCCGTTTCTGACTTACATGTTCCTGCACGGCGGCTGGCTGCACGTCATCCTGAACATGTGGATGCTCTGGATTTTCGGCGACAACATCGAGGACGTCACCGGGCACGGCTGGTTCGTGCTCTTCTACGTGCTTTGCGGCCTGGCCGCCGTGGCCGTGCACATGGCCTTCGAGCGGTCCTCGCCCCTCCCGGTCATCGGCGCGTCCGGGGCCATCGCCGGGATCATGGGCGCGTACATCGTGCTCTACCCGCACGGCAAGGTCCTGACCCTGATTCCGGTCTTCTTTTTTCCCTTCATCTTCCGCATACCCGCGTCCCTGTTCCTCGGGTTCTGGTTTCTCACGCAGATCCTCTCCGGAGTGTACTCCACGGCCCACGGCGCGCAGAACGTGGCCTGGTGGGCGCACGTGGGCGGGTTCGTCGCCGGCATCGTCCTGATCCGCTGGTTCCGCCGCCCCGGCCGCTGCCGATACTGCTACAACCCGGACACCAGGGACTACGACCCCGAGGATTCGGATCCGCCCGTTGTGTAG
- a CDS encoding nicotinate-nucleotide adenylyltransferase, with amino-acid sequence MHPLGFIHGRFQVLHNDHLVYLLAGKALCERLIIGVTNPDAASTREELTNPERSSRENNPLSFEERKAMIEAALMEAGVDRHAFSVIPFPINCPEMLEGCAPREAVYYLTIYDDWGREKRKRFEGLGLTTHVMWERPQSEKGISGTDVRAAIREDGEWRSLVPPAVATLVDRWHLADRFRQLS; translated from the coding sequence ATGCACCCTCTCGGCTTCATCCACGGACGGTTCCAGGTCCTGCACAACGATCATCTTGTCTACCTGTTGGCCGGAAAAGCATTGTGCGAACGGCTGATCATCGGCGTGACCAACCCGGACGCGGCCTCCACCCGCGAGGAGCTGACCAACCCGGAGCGGTCCAGCCGGGAGAACAACCCCCTTTCCTTCGAGGAGCGCAAGGCCATGATCGAGGCCGCCCTGATGGAGGCCGGGGTGGACCGGCACGCTTTTTCCGTGATTCCGTTTCCGATCAACTGCCCGGAAATGCTCGAGGGGTGCGCCCCGCGCGAGGCGGTCTATTACCTGACCATCTACGACGACTGGGGACGGGAGAAACGCAAGCGGTTCGAGGGCCTTGGCCTGACCACCCACGTCATGTGGGAGCGGCCCCAAAGCGAAAAGGGGATCAGCGGCACGGACGTGCGCGCGGCCATCCGCGAGGACGGCGAGTGGCGTTCCCTCGTTCCTCCGGCGGTGGCCACCCTGGTGGACCGCTGGCACCTGGCCGACCGGTTCCGGCAACTTTCATAG
- a CDS encoding alkaline phosphatase family protein, translating to MPDTCILILLDGLGDRSHPGLGDRTPLQAAATPCLDRLASVSATGLYHATRFGRPLPSENAHFALFGGLPEEFPGRGALEALGAGVELGTDDVALLTHFAHIGPDADNRLTLLHDKVPASPGEAEALFAALPPFLFEGVTGSVHPVGGLFGVLVLRGEVSPFVTDTNPMVDGRLLPRPLPLKGHEDTAARRTARALEDYLVRTHRTLSALPLNREREKAGQIPANGLVTQRAGRLTRCPTMRQRYGLRGLSIATGAMYAGLARFAGMDFLKARDTDDPGADLAERIRLALDRKDDYDFIHVHTKRPDQAAHSKNPEAKVRVIESLDRGLGEVADGILADPRLLLAVTADHSTPSCGALIHSGEPVPLMFAGRGVRRDAVAAFDEVAVAGGALGCMRGREFLFTVLNYLDRARLAGIHDSPDPVEYWPGDHPPFILDPQE from the coding sequence ATGCCTGATACATGCATCCTGATCCTGCTGGACGGTCTGGGCGACCGCTCCCACCCCGGCCTCGGCGACCGCACCCCGCTCCAGGCGGCGGCCACGCCCTGTCTGGACCGGTTGGCCTCGGTCTCGGCCACCGGCCTGTACCACGCCACCCGGTTCGGCCGGCCCCTGCCCTCGGAGAACGCCCATTTCGCCCTGTTCGGCGGCCTGCCCGAGGAATTCCCGGGACGCGGCGCGCTGGAGGCCCTCGGCGCGGGAGTCGAACTCGGCACCGACGACGTGGCCCTGCTGACCCACTTCGCCCATATCGGCCCGGACGCGGACAACCGCTTGACCTTGCTGCACGACAAGGTGCCCGCATCGCCCGGCGAGGCCGAAGCCCTGTTCGCCGCCCTGCCGCCCTTCCTGTTCGAGGGCGTGACCGGTTCCGTGCACCCCGTGGGCGGGCTGTTCGGCGTGCTGGTCCTGCGCGGCGAGGTCTCGCCCTTTGTCACCGACACCAATCCCATGGTGGACGGACGGCTCCTGCCCCGCCCCCTGCCGCTCAAGGGCCACGAGGATACGGCTGCACGGCGCACGGCGCGGGCACTGGAGGACTATCTCGTGCGGACACACCGGACCCTCTCGGCACTGCCCCTGAACCGCGAGCGGGAAAAGGCCGGGCAAATCCCGGCCAACGGCCTGGTCACCCAGCGGGCCGGACGGCTGACCCGCTGCCCGACCATGCGCCAGCGGTACGGGCTGCGCGGCCTGTCCATCGCCACCGGGGCCATGTACGCCGGGCTGGCCCGGTTCGCGGGCATGGATTTTCTCAAGGCGCGAGACACGGACGATCCGGGCGCGGACCTGGCCGAACGCATCCGGCTGGCCCTGGACCGGAAGGACGACTACGACTTCATCCACGTGCACACCAAGAGACCGGACCAGGCGGCCCACAGCAAAAACCCGGAGGCCAAGGTCCGGGTCATCGAATCCCTGGACCGAGGGCTGGGCGAGGTTGCCGACGGGATATTGGCCGACCCGCGCCTGCTCCTGGCCGTGACCGCCGACCACTCCACCCCGAGTTGCGGCGCGCTGATCCACTCGGGCGAGCCCGTGCCGCTCATGTTCGCGGGCCGGGGCGTGCGCCGGGATGCGGTCGCCGCCTTCGACGAAGTGGCCGTTGCGGGGGGCGCGCTGGGCTGCATGCGCGGCCGCGAGTTCCTGTTCACGGTCCTCAATTACCTGGACCGCGCCCGGCTGGCCGGTATCCACGACTCGCCCGACCCGGTGGAGTACTGGCCGGGCGACCATCCCCCGTTCATCCTCGATCCCCAGGAGTGA
- a CDS encoding PHP domain-containing protein, whose protein sequence is MLIDLHVHSTCSPCSILKPSEILANARSLGLDAVCITDHDTMSILTQCREGFQPDGLLLIVGMEYTTDQGDYLIFGDVRSLPHGLSAEVLLPAVRDLGGAAISAHPCRTWRPADTIIFDQGLCSIAEAENGRNTDVENGMAMDLIEARGMTAVAGSDAHSLEELGRCPTRFTVPVNSVRDLVDALNQGHCCPSTAHRSAA, encoded by the coding sequence ATGCTCATAGACCTTCACGTCCACTCCACCTGTTCCCCGTGCAGCATCCTGAAGCCTTCGGAAATCCTGGCCAACGCCCGTTCCCTGGGCCTGGATGCCGTTTGTATCACCGATCACGACACCATGTCCATCCTGACGCAATGTCGGGAGGGATTCCAGCCCGACGGGCTGCTCCTCATCGTGGGCATGGAGTACACCACGGATCAGGGCGACTACCTGATCTTCGGCGACGTCCGTTCCCTGCCCCATGGGCTGTCCGCCGAGGTCCTGCTTCCGGCGGTGCGCGATCTGGGCGGCGCGGCCATCTCGGCCCACCCGTGCCGGACATGGCGCCCGGCCGACACGATCATTTTCGACCAGGGGCTGTGCTCCATCGCCGAGGCGGAGAACGGGCGCAACACCGACGTCGAGAACGGCATGGCCATGGACCTGATCGAGGCCCGCGGCATGACCGCCGTGGCCGGGTCCGACGCCCACTCCCTGGAGGAGCTGGGCCGTTGTCCCACGCGCTTCACCGTGCCGGTCAACTCCGTCCGGGACCTGGTCGACGCCCTCAACCAGGGCCACTGCTGTCCCTCCACGGCGCACCGCTCAGCGGCCTGA
- a CDS encoding BON domain-containing protein, whose product MRHSRSLATVPLILSLALSSLAWTPWGAIYESARDERSVGDQAADKKISLSIKTDLADKDSKLALKVHVYCFLKHVYLVGAIDDQPFRAFAVKTAKGVEGVKKVTSYFKPETDTTADDLELSAKVRADLIANGDLSSTQIEQEVMNGEVVLLGMVRSQADAALAVKVAKGVKGVRKVTSFLIPPR is encoded by the coding sequence ATGCGTCATTCCAGATCACTCGCCACCGTCCCGCTGATCCTTAGCCTTGCCCTGTCCTCCCTGGCCTGGACCCCGTGGGGAGCCATCTACGAAAGCGCGCGCGACGAACGCAGCGTGGGCGACCAGGCGGCGGACAAGAAGATATCGCTGTCCATCAAGACCGATCTGGCGGACAAGGACTCCAAGCTGGCCCTCAAGGTCCACGTGTATTGCTTTCTGAAGCACGTCTACCTGGTGGGCGCGATCGACGACCAGCCCTTCCGCGCCTTTGCGGTGAAGACGGCCAAGGGGGTCGAGGGCGTAAAGAAGGTGACCAGCTATTTCAAGCCCGAGACCGACACCACGGCCGACGATCTTGAACTGTCGGCCAAGGTGCGCGCCGATCTCATCGCCAACGGCGACCTGAGCTCGACCCAGATCGAACAGGAGGTCATGAACGGCGAGGTGGTTCTGCTCGGCATGGTCCGAAGCCAGGCGGACGCCGCCCTGGCCGTAAAGGTGGCCAAGGGGGTCAAGGGCGTGCGCAAAGTCACGTCCTTTCTGATCCCGCCCAGGTAG
- a CDS encoding DnaJ C-terminal domain-containing protein produces MEYRDYYKLLGVSRSASKEEIGKAFKKLARKYHPDLNPNDKDAEDKFKEINEAYEVLKDEKKRKLYDQFGSNWEHGQNFQPPPGYENVHFGGGGGFGGGGAGFSDFFETIFGGGGGGFRGGFQSGGFSQGDFGGDYQRRPRRGADSEASYELTLEEAYRGGKKSITLQEQTSGPDGIPRMTTKTLEVTVPAGIKDGQKIRLAGQGNPGLNGGAKGDLYLKIRLMPHHLFKISESDVILDLPLSPWEAALGTTARIPTLDGAVEMKIPPGIGSGKKLRVKGRGLGAGARKGDQFVRIMIQVPERLSAEERDLFEQLQKVSDFKPRNF; encoded by the coding sequence ATGGAATATAGAGACTACTACAAACTTCTCGGAGTGTCCCGCTCCGCCTCCAAGGAAGAGATCGGCAAGGCTTTCAAGAAGCTGGCCCGGAAGTATCACCCCGATCTCAACCCGAACGACAAGGATGCGGAGGACAAGTTCAAGGAGATCAACGAGGCCTACGAGGTCCTCAAGGACGAGAAGAAGCGCAAGCTCTATGACCAGTTCGGCTCCAACTGGGAGCACGGCCAGAACTTCCAGCCGCCGCCGGGCTACGAGAACGTGCACTTCGGCGGAGGCGGCGGCTTCGGTGGAGGCGGCGCGGGTTTCTCGGACTTCTTCGAGACCATCTTCGGCGGCGGAGGCGGCGGTTTTCGCGGCGGCTTCCAGTCCGGCGGCTTTTCGCAGGGCGACTTCGGCGGCGACTATCAGCGGCGTCCGCGTCGCGGCGCGGATTCCGAGGCGTCCTATGAACTGACCCTGGAGGAGGCGTACCGGGGCGGCAAGAAGTCCATCACCCTGCAGGAGCAGACCAGCGGCCCGGACGGCATCCCGCGCATGACCACCAAGACCCTGGAGGTCACGGTGCCCGCGGGCATCAAGGACGGCCAGAAGATCCGCCTGGCGGGCCAGGGCAATCCCGGCCTGAACGGCGGGGCCAAGGGCGACCTGTACCTGAAGATCCGGCTCATGCCGCACCATCTGTTCAAGATTTCGGAATCGGACGTGATCCTCGACCTGCCCCTGTCCCCCTGGGAGGCGGCGCTCGGCACCACCGCGCGCATTCCCACCCTGGACGGGGCCGTGGAGATGAAGATTCCGCCGGGCATCGGCTCGGGCAAGAAGCTGCGCGTCAAGGGCCGGGGCCTGGGGGCCGGGGCCAGGAAGGGCGACCAGTTTGTCCGCATCATGATCCAGGTGCCGGAACGGCTCTCGGCCGAGGAGCGCGACCTGTTCGAACAATTGCAGAAGGTCTCGGACTTCAAGCCGAGAAATTTCTAG
- a CDS encoding chaperone modulator CbpM encodes MTTKKLQEVIMRMPGLNLPERSEYVAWAQLVQLTSIEPAEMSELVDLGWISPKRTGAEEYLFRLKDVYRIHKLMRLVHDLEVSVYGGSIIVDLMERIEELETEVEELRRLV; translated from the coding sequence ATGACCACGAAGAAATTGCAGGAAGTGATCATGCGCATGCCGGGCCTGAACCTGCCCGAGCGCAGCGAATACGTGGCCTGGGCCCAACTGGTCCAGCTGACTTCCATCGAGCCCGCCGAGATGAGCGAGCTGGTCGACCTCGGCTGGATCAGTCCCAAGCGGACCGGGGCCGAGGAATACCTGTTCCGTCTCAAGGACGTCTACCGCATCCACAAGCTCATGCGCCTGGTCCACGACCTGGAGGTCTCGGTCTACGGCGGATCCATCATCGTGGACCTGATGGAGAGGATCGAGGAGCTCGAGACCGAGGTCGAGGAACTCAGGAGACTTGTCTGA
- the clpB gene encoding ATP-dependent chaperone ClpB, whose translation MDINTFTRKTQEAVSEAQNLAIRGGHQQIDCEHLMHALVAQENGLAGQILRKLGVAPDAYLGAIDAEIAKIPSVSGSGVRPDQIVVTQRMQKALVAADDMRKRMKDEYVSVEHVFVALMDESGSSGVGRVNKQFGLDRNKVLTALEEVRGKQRVTSDNPEATYESLKKYGRDLVEEARSGKLDPVIGRDSEIRRVIRILSRRTKNNPVLIGEAGVGKTAIAEGLAQRIVKGDVPEGLKDKTVFSLDMSALIAGAKYRGEFEERLKAVLKEVAESAGQIIMFIDELHTIVGAGKTDGAMDAGNILKPMLARGELHCIGATTLDEYRKYIEKDPALERRFQTVLVEEPSVEDTISILRGLRERFEVHHGVRIADGAIVEAAVLSSRYITDRQLPDKAIDLIDEAAALIRTEIDSQPFELDTANRQIMQYEIEREALKRETDKASRERLVELEKKLAELKESQAAMLAQWENEKSGIERLRALKGEIEETRREIDEAKRIPDYNRAAELEYGRLPQLEKELAQRNEALETGEGPRMVREEVGPDDIAQVIAKWTGIPVSRLMEGEREKLLRLGDVLHERVIGQDQAVQAVADAVLRARAGLKDPSRPIGSFIFLGPTGVGKTELCKTLASALFDTEDNMIRIDMSEYMEKHTVARLIGAPPGYVGYDEGGQLTEAVRRKPYSVILFDEIEKAHHDVFNVLLQILDDGRLTDSHGRTVDFKNTIVIMTSNLGAEYMLDGIDASGEFKDGVEDQVREVLRHHFRPEFLNRVDETVLFRPLTQDQLIGIIDLLVAGLRVRLEDRNIGLTLTDRAKAFIAQSAYDPSFGARPLHRYLKHNLETPLAKRLIAGDLAEGQTVTVDERGGELVFD comes from the coding sequence ATGGATATCAATACGTTCACCCGCAAGACCCAGGAGGCCGTTTCCGAGGCCCAGAACCTGGCCATCCGTGGCGGCCATCAGCAGATCGACTGCGAACACCTCATGCACGCCCTGGTGGCCCAGGAGAACGGCCTGGCCGGGCAGATCCTGCGCAAGCTGGGCGTGGCCCCGGACGCCTACCTCGGGGCCATCGACGCCGAGATCGCCAAGATCCCGTCCGTGTCCGGCTCGGGCGTGCGCCCGGACCAGATCGTGGTCACCCAGCGCATGCAGAAGGCGCTGGTGGCCGCCGACGACATGCGCAAGCGCATGAAGGACGAGTACGTCTCGGTGGAGCACGTCTTCGTGGCTCTCATGGACGAGTCCGGAAGCAGCGGCGTGGGCCGGGTCAACAAGCAGTTCGGCCTGGACAGGAACAAGGTCCTGACCGCCCTGGAGGAGGTGCGCGGCAAGCAGCGCGTGACCTCGGACAACCCGGAGGCGACCTACGAGTCGCTCAAGAAGTACGGCCGCGACCTGGTGGAGGAGGCCCGTTCGGGCAAGCTCGATCCGGTCATCGGCCGCGATTCCGAGATCCGCCGCGTGATCCGCATCCTCTCGCGCCGGACCAAGAACAACCCGGTGCTCATCGGCGAGGCCGGCGTGGGCAAGACCGCCATCGCCGAAGGGCTGGCCCAGCGTATCGTCAAGGGCGACGTGCCCGAGGGCCTCAAGGACAAGACCGTGTTCTCGCTGGACATGTCCGCGCTCATCGCCGGGGCCAAGTACCGCGGCGAGTTCGAGGAGCGGCTCAAGGCCGTGCTCAAGGAAGTGGCCGAGTCCGCCGGGCAGATCATCATGTTCATCGACGAGCTGCACACCATCGTGGGCGCGGGCAAGACCGACGGGGCCATGGACGCGGGCAACATACTCAAGCCCATGCTGGCGCGCGGCGAACTGCACTGCATCGGCGCGACCACGCTCGACGAGTACCGTAAATATATCGAGAAGGACCCGGCGTTGGAGCGCCGCTTCCAGACCGTGCTCGTGGAGGAGCCGTCCGTGGAGGACACCATCTCCATCCTGCGCGGCCTGCGCGAGCGCTTCGAGGTGCACCACGGCGTGCGCATCGCCGACGGTGCCATCGTCGAGGCGGCCGTGCTGTCCAGCCGGTACATCACCGACCGGCAGCTCCCGGACAAGGCCATCGATCTCATCGACGAGGCCGCGGCCCTGATCCGCACCGAGATCGACTCCCAGCCTTTTGAACTGGACACGGCCAACCGCCAGATCATGCAGTACGAGATCGAGCGCGAGGCCCTGAAGCGGGAGACCGACAAGGCGTCGCGCGAGCGGCTGGTCGAGCTCGAGAAGAAGCTGGCCGAACTCAAGGAGTCCCAGGCGGCCATGCTGGCCCAGTGGGAGAACGAGAAGTCCGGCATCGAGCGGCTGCGCGCGCTCAAGGGCGAGATCGAGGAGACCCGCCGCGAGATCGACGAGGCCAAGCGCATTCCCGACTACAACCGGGCCGCCGAGCTGGAATACGGCAGGCTGCCCCAGTTGGAGAAGGAGCTGGCCCAGCGCAACGAGGCGCTGGAGACCGGCGAGGGCCCGCGCATGGTCAGGGAGGAGGTCGGCCCGGATGACATCGCCCAGGTCATCGCCAAGTGGACCGGCATCCCGGTTTCCCGGCTCATGGAGGGCGAACGCGAGAAGCTGCTGCGGCTGGGCGACGTCCTGCACGAGCGGGTCATCGGTCAGGACCAGGCGGTCCAGGCCGTGGCCGACGCCGTGCTGCGCGCCCGGGCGGGCCTCAAGGACCCGTCGCGGCCCATCGGCTCGTTCATCTTCCTCGGCCCCACGGGCGTGGGCAAGACCGAGCTGTGCAAGACCCTGGCCTCGGCCCTGTTCGACACCGAGGACAACATGATCCGCATCGACATGTCCGAGTACATGGAGAAGCACACGGTGGCCCGGCTCATCGGCGCGCCTCCGGGCTACGTGGGTTATGACGAGGGCGGCCAGCTGACCGAGGCCGTGCGGCGCAAGCCGTACTCGGTCATCCTGTTCGACGAGATCGAGAAGGCGCACCACGACGTGTTCAACGTGCTTTTGCAGATTCTGGACGACGGGCGGCTGACCGATTCCCACGGCCGCACGGTGGACTTCAAGAACACCATCGTGATCATGACCTCCAACCTCGGGGCCGAGTACATGCTCGACGGCATCGACGCGTCCGGGGAGTTCAAGGACGGCGTGGAGGACCAGGTCCGCGAGGTCCTGCGCCATCACTTCCGGCCCGAGTTCCTGAACCGCGTGGACGAGACCGTGCTCTTCCGGCCGCTGACCCAGGACCAGCTCATCGGCATCATCGACCTGCTGGTGGCCGGCCTGCGCGTCCGGCTCGAGGACCGCAACATCGGGCTGACCCTGACCGACCGGGCCAAGGCGTTCATTGCCCAGTCGGCCTACGACCCGTCGTTCGGCGCGCGGCCCCTGCACCGCTACCTGAAGCACAACCTGGAAACGCCCCTGGCCAAGCGCCTCATCGCGGGCGACCTGGCCGAAGGCCAGACCGTGACAGTGGACGAACGCGGAGGGGAGCTGGTCTTCGACTAG
- a CDS encoding arsenate reductase ArsC, which translates to MDKVLFVCVHNSARSQMAEAFLNAFGGGGFVAESAGFEPTEINPLVVEVMKEEGIDLSGKKTQSVFDLYKEGRIFSYVITVCEESVEKECPVYPGMTHRLHLPFPDPAKARGSHEEKLAQVRAIRDRIKAVVYEFLEWARSGDVKKLSDFWEIRPVG; encoded by the coding sequence ATGGATAAGGTGTTGTTCGTCTGCGTGCACAACAGCGCGCGGAGCCAGATGGCGGAGGCCTTCCTCAACGCGTTCGGGGGCGGCGGGTTCGTGGCCGAGAGCGCCGGGTTCGAGCCAACGGAGATCAATCCGCTGGTGGTCGAGGTCATGAAGGAAGAGGGCATCGACCTCTCGGGCAAGAAGACGCAATCGGTCTTCGATCTGTACAAGGAAGGCCGCATCTTCAGCTACGTCATCACGGTCTGCGAGGAATCCGTGGAGAAGGAGTGCCCGGTCTATCCCGGCATGACGCACCGCCTGCACCTTCCCTTCCCGGACCCGGCAAAGGCCCGGGGCAGCCACGAGGAAAAGCTGGCCCAGGTCCGGGCCATCCGCGACAGGATCAAGGCGGTCGTCTACGAGTTCCTGGAGTGGGCGCGATCCGGGGACGTCAAGAAACTCAGCGATTTCTGGGAAATTCGGCCTGTCGGCTGA
- a CDS encoding multidrug effflux MFS transporter: MPNLILLALLASFPPLSTDMYLPAIPTLQTQWSISYATANLSLVLFMGVFSVFLLIHGPLSDRFGRKPVLTGGLTLFILASFGCALSPSIEVMIACRCLQAAGAAAGASLALALSKDLYEGAQRQKILAHMGVIMALAPMLAPSIGGLMLKFASWRWIFIFQVGLALIGLYGVLRLKEPLTEFTRGGFLSMAGRYRLVLGNLPFTVLASGFALMSLPHFAFIGGSADMYINELGLSEQAFGIYFGANAIGFMLGSFICTRMVGTYKPLHMLYTTFACLFASTLLMFVLGGRTPLTLAIPMFCMALSVGFSRPISNSMILDQVDSDVGAASGILTFEIFFVAAVSMQLISWDWPHKPYVLGVLGVFGTLIPLAALLAVKKRCRFN, encoded by the coding sequence ATGCCCAATCTGATCCTGTTGGCCCTGCTGGCGTCGTTCCCGCCCTTGTCCACGGATATGTATCTGCCCGCCATCCCCACCCTGCAGACGCAGTGGAGCATCTCCTATGCCACGGCCAACCTGTCGTTGGTCCTGTTCATGGGCGTGTTCAGCGTCTTTTTGCTCATCCACGGCCCGTTATCCGACCGTTTCGGCCGCAAGCCGGTGCTCACCGGCGGGCTGACCCTGTTCATTCTGGCCTCTTTCGGTTGCGCCCTGTCTCCCTCCATCGAGGTGATGATCGCATGCCGGTGCCTGCAGGCGGCGGGGGCCGCGGCCGGGGCGTCCCTGGCCCTGGCCCTGTCCAAGGACCTGTACGAAGGAGCCCAGCGGCAGAAGATTCTTGCCCACATGGGGGTGATCATGGCCCTGGCCCCCATGCTGGCCCCGTCCATCGGCGGACTGATGCTCAAGTTCGCCTCCTGGCGCTGGATATTCATCTTCCAGGTGGGCCTGGCGTTGATCGGGCTGTACGGGGTGCTGCGTCTCAAGGAGCCCCTCACCGAGTTCACGCGCGGCGGTTTCCTGTCCATGGCCGGCCGGTACCGGCTGGTGCTCGGGAACCTGCCGTTCACGGTCCTGGCCAGCGGGTTCGCGCTCATGTCGCTGCCCCATTTCGCCTTCATCGGCGGCTCGGCAGACATGTATATCAACGAACTGGGGCTGTCGGAGCAGGCCTTCGGCATCTATTTCGGGGCCAACGCCATCGGCTTCATGCTCGGTTCGTTCATCTGCACCCGGATGGTCGGCACGTACAAGCCGCTGCACATGCTCTATACCACCTTCGCCTGCCTGTTCGCGTCCACCCTGCTGATGTTCGTGCTCGGCGGGCGCACACCTCTGACCCTGGCCATCCCCATGTTCTGCATGGCGTTGAGTGTGGGCTTTTCCCGGCCCATCTCCAACTCCATGATCCTGGACCAGGTGGACTCTGACGTGGGCGCGGCCTCGGGCATCCTGACCTTCGAGATATTCTTTGTCGCGGCCGTGTCCATGCAGCTCATCTCCTGGGACTGGCCCCACAAGCCCTACGTCCTGGGCGTGCTCGGCGTGTTCGGCACCCTGATCCCGCTGGCGGCCCTGCTGGCCGTCAAGAAGCGGTGCCGGTTCAACTAA
- a CDS encoding YheT family hydrolase, translating into MPVLPIPDYRPPFPFASGHMATLYPPLFRLTPLTAPEPERVELADSDFLDLDWHRSRTGETDRLVIVSHGLEGNSRKKYVLGMAAMATKNGWDAACWSQRGCGEEPNRLPRCYHSGETGDLHEIILHCLSTGRYGRVVLIGFSMGGNQILKYLGEAPDRVPEQVVGAVAFSTPCDLGAAERVISSHHIYFEYFMRGLRRKMREKGGRFPDVVDASKLKGIRSLREFDDRFTAPMGGFADAADYYAKASSLQFLRAVRVPALLVNAQNDPFLTPTCFPVAEAMSNPRLFLETPVHGGHVGFVSKDKENVYWSERRAEAFLNQFPA; encoded by the coding sequence ATGCCCGTACTGCCCATTCCCGACTACCGGCCGCCCTTCCCGTTCGCCTCGGGCCACATGGCCACCCTGTACCCGCCGCTCTTTAGGCTCACGCCCCTGACCGCGCCCGAGCCCGAGCGCGTGGAGCTGGCCGACTCGGACTTCCTGGACCTGGACTGGCACCGCTCGCGCACCGGGGAGACCGACCGGCTGGTCATCGTCAGCCACGGTCTGGAAGGAAATTCGCGCAAGAAATACGTGCTCGGCATGGCGGCCATGGCCACCAAAAACGGCTGGGACGCGGCCTGCTGGTCCCAGCGCGGCTGCGGCGAGGAGCCCAACCGGCTGCCCCGCTGCTACCACTCGGGCGAAACCGGCGACCTGCACGAGATCATCCTGCACTGCCTGTCCACCGGGCGCTACGGCCGGGTGGTCCTGATCGGCTTCTCCATGGGCGGCAACCAGATCCTCAAGTACCTGGGCGAGGCCCCGGACCGGGTGCCCGAACAGGTAGTCGGGGCCGTGGCCTTCTCCACCCCCTGCGACCTGGGCGCGGCCGAACGGGTCATCTCCTCGCACCATATCTATTTCGAATATTTCATGCGCGGCCTGCGCCGCAAGATGCGCGAAAAGGGCGGGCGCTTCCCGGACGTGGTGGACGCCTCGAAGCTCAAGGGCATCCGCTCCCTGCGAGAATTCGACGACCGCTTCACCGCGCCCATGGGCGGCTTCGCGGACGCGGCCGACTACTACGCCAAGGCCTCCTCGCTGCAGTTCCTGCGCGCCGTGCGCGTGCCCGCCCTGCTGGTCAACGCCCAGAACGATCCGTTCCTGACCCCGACCTGCTTCCCGGTGGCCGAGGCCATGTCCAACCCGCGCCTGTTCCTGGAGACCCCGGTCCACGGCGGCCACGTGGGTTTCGTCTCCAAGGACAAGGAGAACGTCTACTGGTCCGAACGCAGGGCCGAGGCCTTCCTGAACCAATTTCCGGCTTGA